GGGCAATTCCTGCAAGAATACTTCCTGGAACAAATCGCTTTAAACCATTTTGTTTTAACGTCATATATGCAAAAATAGCAGTCATACAAAGCGTAATTATCCAAAGAACGATCATCTCTTTTCCCCCCTCACAAGCCTTTTCTTTCTATTATACATGACATTGCCCTATAATAGTTATTTTTACACTTATGTGACATATAACAAGGAATCATACAATCTATATAGAAGTCTTCCAGATAAGCTATAGTACTTGGGAGGGTTTCAATTGGAAGATGATATTGCAGGATACTTTAAACAAGTAGAGCGATATGATTATATTATAATTGACTTAGACAAAAAGTTTTTTTACATGGAAGTTGTACAACTAAAAACAAATATAACTTCGCTAAAAATATCACTTAACTTAGATAAAGATGAAACTATTATTGCTGGCAATGTGAAACAATATGATCCTTCTAGGTTAGAACAATTCATACAAAACTTTAAACATACTGCACAAACATGTCTTGAACATAATTTACGAAGTCCTGAAGAACTTTTTGCATTTTGGAAAGGAAATTGACCACCAGAAAAAAATGGATATTTTTCATATATATTGATATAATTACCATATATAAATATTCTTTATAAGGGAGTGTTCATAATGATTTGGATTTCACTAATCGTATTAGCCTATTTCATCATTCTCGTCCCAATACAGTATAACTACATTAAAATAATCAAAGAAAAACAGAAGAAAATGAATATGTCACAAAACGAACTATATGACAACATGTCTTATGAAGAATCCCAAATACATTACCATTACCAAAGTAACGTATTTACAATACCTGCTTCACTTGTCGCAAGTATTATTTATAGAGTGAAACATGCAGCATAATATGTACGCTGTAAAATTATTGTTTGAATCTGTTCATTCTGGTGAGCCTGATCCTACGAAAATGGATGAGCATTATGAAGAAAATCACGATACACTTTTTGAAGAAAGTATTATTCTTGTTAAAGCAAGCGGTTTGGAAGAAGCTCATGCACTAGGTGAACAGATTGCTATACAGTCTGAGCATACGTACGATAATATGTACGGTGAGCAAATAACATGGACGTTTCGAAAAGTATTGCATGTGTTTGAATTAGACAATGCCCCATTTGAAACCGGAAAAGAATTATACGCAAGATTTTTACACGTTAAGAAAAATGAAACGGTGGATACTATAGTTCAAACATACTATCCTGAATATAAATAAAAGCTCACAGCAATCGCTGTGAGCTTTTTTATACTTACTTCGTTGAATCTCTAAATTGGATACGGTGAGGTAAGATAACAGTGTGATCTTCCACTTTTTCTTTGTTCATATACTTTGTTAATAGACGCATTGCTACTGCACCGATATCATACATCGGTTGTACAACTGTTGAAAGTTGCGGACGAACCATTAATGCAAGGCGTGTATTATCGAATCCAAGTACTTCTACATCAGTTGGTACGTTTAATCCAGCGTCTTGTGCTGCGTGGATTACACCTAGTGCCATTTCGTCAGAAGATACGAAGATTGCTGACGGCTTCTCATCAAGGCCCCAAAGCTTTTCGAATGCTTCGATACCTGAATCATATGTGTAATCTCCATCTATTACAAGATTTTCATCATATGAAATACCTGCTTCTTCTAGAGCTTTTTTATAACCTTGTAATTTCTTCGCGCTTCCCGCTTTATCAATGAAAGGACCAGAGACGAAACCGATACGCTTATGTCCTTGTTCAATAAAGTGCTTCATTGCGTCGTAAGCTGCT
This genomic window from Bacillus anthracis str. Vollum contains:
- a CDS encoding DUF3949 domain-containing protein — encoded protein: MIWISLIVLAYFIILVPIQYNYIKIIKEKQKKMNMSQNELYDNMSYEESQIHYHYQSNVFTIPASLVASIIYRVKHAA
- the ccpA gene encoding catabolite control protein A; the encoded protein is MNVTIYDVAREANVSMATVSRVVNGNPNVKPTTRKKVLEAIDRLGYRPNAVARGLASKKTTTVGVIIPDISNTFYAELARGIEDIATMYKYNIILSNSDQNKEKEFHLLNTMLGKQVDGIVFMGEDITDIHIEEFKKSPVPIVLAASFDEQNETPSVNIDYTQAAYDAMKHFIEQGHKRIGFVSGPFIDKAGSAKKLQGYKKALEEAGISYDENLVIDGDYTYDSGIEAFEKLWGLDEKPSAIFVSSDEMALGVIHAAQDAGLNVPTDVEVLGFDNTRLALMVRPQLSTVVQPMYDIGAVAMRLLTKYMNKEKVEDHTVILPHRIQFRDSTK
- a CDS encoding DUF4288 domain-containing protein, coding for MYAVKLLFESVHSGEPDPTKMDEHYEENHDTLFEESIILVKASGLEEAHALGEQIAIQSEHTYDNMYGEQITWTFRKVLHVFELDNAPFETGKELYARFLHVKKNETVDTIVQTYYPEYK